The region ATCGATGATATTTCTTTTGATGTCCGGCAGGGTGAAATTTTTATTATCCTGGGCGGTTCCGGGTGCGGTAAAAGTACCGTACTCAAGCATATGATCGGCCTTTATCCCCCGGCGGCGGGGCAGATCTTTATTGATGGGGACGATATCGGTCCTGCATACGGACAGCAGCGTCTTGAAATTTTGCAGCGTATCGGGGTTATGTACCAGATGGGGGCTTTGTTCGGTTCCATGACCCTGCTTGAAAATGTGCGTCTGCCCTTGGAGGAATTTACCTCCATGCCCCGTGAGGCCATGGATTATACCGCGAGGATGAAGCTTTCTCTGGTGGGCCTGGAAAGCTCTGCCGACAAAATGCCTTCCGAGCTTTCCGGAGGAATGCTTAAACGGGGGGCGATCGCCAGAGCCATGGCCCTTGATCCGAAAATTCTTTTTCTGGATGAGCCTTCCGCTGGGCTTGATCCCATAACCTCGGCTGAACTTGATGAGCTGATCCGCAGCCTATCCCGTTCTCTGGGGGTAACTTTTGTTATTGTAACTCACGAATTGCAGTCAATTTTTTCCATTGCAGACCGGGTAATCATGCTGGATAAAAACACTCGTGGGATTATTGCCGAAGGTGATCCCCACGTGCTCAGCGAGGAGTCTAAGCACCCGCAGGTACGCAGGTTCTTTCATCGTGAAGTAGAAGGAAAAGCCAAAGATCAGAATTTGGCTACGGAGAATACATGAGTCGGAAAACCAATCCCTTCAGAGTAGGGCTTTTCATCATTATCGGCACATTGCTGTTTGTTTCAGTGCTGGCAATCCTCGGTGCCGGTAAAATTTTTGAGCACAGCGTTAAGATGGAAACCTATCTTAATGAGTCCGTGAACGGTCTTGAGGTCGGTTCGCCAATCAAGTTTCGTGGGGTAAAGATCGGTTCTGTTGCCCATATTGATTTTGTAACCGATCATTACGTGGATCTGGATCAGAGTGCATTGCGATATGTATATATTCTCGGTGACCTTAATCATAAGATGTTTAAGACCCGTGAAGGTCAGGATTTAGTGCGTGCCCTGCAAAGGGAAGTGGACCGGGGGCTGCGCGCGCGTCCTGTTTCATTGGGGCTGACCGGGCAGCTGTTCCTTGAAATCGACTACGTGGATCCGAACAAGAATCCACCACTAAAAATAACATGGAAGCCTGAATATATGTACGTGCCTGCGGCTCCGTCCATGATGAGTAAGGTTGAGAGTGCGGTGGCATCTATCAGTGATACACTTGAGGATATCAACAAGGCCAACATTGCCGATGCCATCGAGGATGTGCGTGATGTGGCTAAAAGTTTAACCACTTTTCTCAAGAATGCAGATACCGGGGAGATCAGTAAACGGTTGACCGGAACCCTCACTGAGGCTGAAAAATTTATCGCCCGTATAAACCAGCTGCTGGCTGATCCGCAGGTGGACAACCTCATGCCCGATGTGGCCGCTGCGGCCCGCAATATGCGTTTGGTTATGGAAAGTTCTTCCGGGGACATAGTGGCGGCCATGAAGGACATCCGCAAAGCTTCCGCAAGTGCTAAAAATGTGACCGGGGGCATGGAAGCATACCTGTCAGGTCCGCAAGGCAAGCAGACTTTGGCTGATCTTTCCAAGACGCTTAACAATATCAGCGAAGCATCCGACAGGATCAAAGGGGCCGCTGCAAGGTTTGAATCAACCCTTTCAAGGGTGAATATGACCGTGGCCGGGCAGCAGGGCAATATTGAGGCTATTCTCGACAATGTGCGCAGGCTGATGGAAAATCTGCGT is a window of Desulfovibrio sp. JC010 DNA encoding:
- a CDS encoding ABC transporter ATP-binding protein, translated to MIRTNENIINVQNLTCAYGESVIIDDISFDVRQGEIFIILGGSGCGKSTVLKHMIGLYPPAAGQIFIDGDDIGPAYGQQRLEILQRIGVMYQMGALFGSMTLLENVRLPLEEFTSMPREAMDYTARMKLSLVGLESSADKMPSELSGGMLKRGAIARAMALDPKILFLDEPSAGLDPITSAELDELIRSLSRSLGVTFVIVTHELQSIFSIADRVIMLDKNTRGIIAEGDPHVLSEESKHPQVRRFFHREVEGKAKDQNLATENT
- a CDS encoding MlaD family protein, with protein sequence MSRKTNPFRVGLFIIIGTLLFVSVLAILGAGKIFEHSVKMETYLNESVNGLEVGSPIKFRGVKIGSVAHIDFVTDHYVDLDQSALRYVYILGDLNHKMFKTREGQDLVRALQREVDRGLRARPVSLGLTGQLFLEIDYVDPNKNPPLKITWKPEYMYVPAAPSMMSKVESAVASISDTLEDINKANIADAIEDVRDVAKSLTTFLKNADTGEISKRLTGTLTEAEKFIARINQLLADPQVDNLMPDVAAAARNMRLVMESSSGDIVAAMKDIRKASASAKNVTGGMEAYLSGPQGKQTLADLSKTLNNISEASDRIKGAAARFESTLSRVNMTVAGQQGNIEAILDNVRRLMENLRELSSEAKQYPAGVLFGDPPKKGRSGE